The following coding sequences are from one Mustela lutreola isolate mMusLut2 chromosome 5, mMusLut2.pri, whole genome shotgun sequence window:
- the FCHSD1 gene encoding F-BAR and double SH3 domains protein 1 isoform X2, with protein MQPPPRKVKPAQEVKLRFLEQLNILQTRQQREADLLEDIRSYSKQRAAIEREYGQALQKLAGPFLKREGHRSGEMDSRMVFGAWRCLLDATVAGGQARLQASDRYRDLAGGTGRSAKEQVLRKGAENLQRAQAEVLQSVRELSRSRKLYGQRERVWALAQEKAADVQARLNRSDHGLFHTRASLQKLSTKLSAQSAQYSQQLRAARNEYLLNLVATNAHLDHYYQEELPALLKALVSELLEHLRDPLTLLSRTELEAAEMALEHARRGGQATSQVSWEEDLKLFLQEPGVFSPTPPQEFQPAGTDQVCTLELEGDAGGMAGDRSLEKEVQRWTSRAARDYKIQNHGHRVLQRLEQRRQQAPGREAPGLEQRLQEVRESIRRAQVSQVKGAARLALLQGAGLDVQRWLKPAMTQAQDEVEQERRLSEARLSQRDLSPTAEDAELSDFEECEETGELFEEPAPVALATRPLPCPAHVVFSYQAGHEDELTITEGEWLEVIEEGDADEWVKARNQHSEVGFVPERYLNFPDLSFPESGHDSDNPSGVEPTAFLARALYSYTGQSAEELSFPEGALIRLLPRAQDGVDDGFWRGEFGGHVGVFPSLLVEELLGPPEPPELSDPEQMLPSPSPPSFSPPVPTSALEGAPASALPVDQDLDCPGPLDMMVPRLRPMRPPPPPPAKAPDPGHPDSLT; from the exons GCACTTCAGAAACTGGCAGGGCCATTCCTGAAGAGAGAAGGGCACCGGAGTGGAGAGATGGACAGCAG GATGGTGTTTGGTGCCTGGCGCTGCCTGCTGGATGCCACCGTGGCTGGGGGCCAAGCCCGGCTCCAGGCATCTGACCGATACCGTGACCTGGCAGGGGGCACAGGGCGGAGTGCCAAggagcaggtgctcaggaag GGAGCAGAGAACCTCCAGAGGGCGCAAGCAGAGGTGCTGCAGTCTGTCCGGGAGCTGAGCCGAAGTCGGAAGCTGTATGGGCAGCGGGAACGTGTGTGGGCCTTGGCACAGGAGAAGGCGGCTGATGTCCAGGCTAG ACTGAACCGAAGTGACCACGGGCTCTTCCACACTCGGGCCAGTCTCCAGAAACTCAGCACCAAG CTCTCTGCCCAGTCAGCCCAGTACTCCCAGCAGCTGAGAGCAGCCCGCAATGAGTACCTGCTCAACTTGGTGGCCACCAATGCCCACCTTGACCACTACTACCAGGAGGAGTTGCCAGCCCTGCTCAAG GCCCTGGTCAGTGAGCTGTTGGAACACTTGAGGGACCCCTTGACCTTGCTAAGCCGCACTGAGCTGGAAGCTGCAGAGATGGCCCTGGAGCATGCCCGCCGTGGAGGGCAGGCAACCTCCCAG GTAAGCTGGGAGGAGGATCTGAAGCTCTTTCTTCAGGAACCTGGAGTATTTTCCCCCACACCACCTCAGGAGTTTCAGCCTGCAGGGACTGATCAG GTTTGCACCCTGGAGCTGGAGGGGGATGCAGGAGGCATGGCGGGGGACCGTAGCCTGGAGAAAGAGGTTCAGCGCTGGACGAGCCGAGCTGCCCGAGACTACAAGATCCAGAACCATGGGCATCGG GTGCTGCAGCGGCTGGAGCAGAGGCGACAGCAGGCCCCAGGGCGGGAGGCGCCAGGTCTAGAACAGCGGCTGCAGGAAGTGAGGGAGAGCATCCGGCGGGCACAG GTGAGCCAGGTGAAGGGGGCTGCCCGGCTGGCCCTGCTCCAAGGAGCTGGCCTGGATGTGCAGCGCTGGCTGAAGCCAGCCATGACCCAGGCACAGGATGAGGTAGAGCAGGAGCGACGGCTCAGTGAGGCCCGGCTGTCCCAGAGGGACCTCTCTCCCACG GCTGAGGATGCTGAGCTCTCTGACTTTGAGGAATGTGAGGAGACAGGGGAGCTCTTTGAGGAGCCTGCCCCTGTAGCCTTGgccaccaggcccctcccctgcccagcacATGTGGTGTTCAGCTATCAG GCAGGGCATGAGGATGAGCTGACCATCACAGAGGGCGAGTGGCTGGAGGTCATAGAAGAGGGAGATGCTGATGAATGGGTCAAG GCTCGAAACCAGCACAGCGAGGTAGGCTTTGTCCCTGAGCGGTATCTCAACTTCCCGGACCTCTCCTTTCCTGAGAGTGGCCACGACAGTGACAATCCCTCAGGGGTAGAGCCCACAG CCTTCCTGGCCCGTGCCCTATACAGCTACACAGGACAGAGTGCAGAGGAGCTGAGCTTTCCAGAGGGGGCGCTTATCCGCCTGCTGCCCCGGGCCCAGGATGGAGTGGATGATGGCTTCTGGAGAGGAGAATTCGGGGGCCATGTGGGGGTTTTCCCCTCCCTGTTAGTGGAGGAGCTGCTTGGCCCCCCAGAACCCCCTGAACTCTCAGACCCTGAACAG ATGCTGCCATCCCCTTCTCCTCCTAGCTTCTCACCTCCTGTGCCCACCTCTGCCTTGGAGGGAGCCCCTGCATCTGCGCTGCCTGTGG ACCAAGATCTGGACTGCCCTGGACCCCTGGACATGATGGTACCTCGACTCAGGCCG ATGCgtccaccacctcccccaccagcTAAAGCCCCAGATCCTGGCCACCCAGATTCTCTCACCTGA
- the FCHSD1 gene encoding F-BAR and double SH3 domains protein 1 isoform X1: protein MQPPPRKVKPAQEVKLRFLEQLNILQTRQQREADLLEDIRSYSKQRAAIEREYGQALQKLAGPFLKREGHRSGEMDSRPSLGRGRMVFGAWRCLLDATVAGGQARLQASDRYRDLAGGTGRSAKEQVLRKGAENLQRAQAEVLQSVRELSRSRKLYGQRERVWALAQEKAADVQARLNRSDHGLFHTRASLQKLSTKLSAQSAQYSQQLRAARNEYLLNLVATNAHLDHYYQEELPALLKALVSELLEHLRDPLTLLSRTELEAAEMALEHARRGGQATSQVSWEEDLKLFLQEPGVFSPTPPQEFQPAGTDQVCTLELEGDAGGMAGDRSLEKEVQRWTSRAARDYKIQNHGHRVLQRLEQRRQQAPGREAPGLEQRLQEVRESIRRAQVSQVKGAARLALLQGAGLDVQRWLKPAMTQAQDEVEQERRLSEARLSQRDLSPTAEDAELSDFEECEETGELFEEPAPVALATRPLPCPAHVVFSYQAGHEDELTITEGEWLEVIEEGDADEWVKARNQHSEVGFVPERYLNFPDLSFPESGHDSDNPSGVEPTAFLARALYSYTGQSAEELSFPEGALIRLLPRAQDGVDDGFWRGEFGGHVGVFPSLLVEELLGPPEPPELSDPEQMLPSPSPPSFSPPVPTSALEGAPASALPVDQDLDCPGPLDMMVPRLRPMRPPPPPPAKAPDPGHPDSLT from the exons GCACTTCAGAAACTGGCAGGGCCATTCCTGAAGAGAGAAGGGCACCGGAGTGGAGAGATGGACAGCAG ACCTTCTCTGGGGAGAGGCAGGATGGTGTTTGGTGCCTGGCGCTGCCTGCTGGATGCCACCGTGGCTGGGGGCCAAGCCCGGCTCCAGGCATCTGACCGATACCGTGACCTGGCAGGGGGCACAGGGCGGAGTGCCAAggagcaggtgctcaggaag GGAGCAGAGAACCTCCAGAGGGCGCAAGCAGAGGTGCTGCAGTCTGTCCGGGAGCTGAGCCGAAGTCGGAAGCTGTATGGGCAGCGGGAACGTGTGTGGGCCTTGGCACAGGAGAAGGCGGCTGATGTCCAGGCTAG ACTGAACCGAAGTGACCACGGGCTCTTCCACACTCGGGCCAGTCTCCAGAAACTCAGCACCAAG CTCTCTGCCCAGTCAGCCCAGTACTCCCAGCAGCTGAGAGCAGCCCGCAATGAGTACCTGCTCAACTTGGTGGCCACCAATGCCCACCTTGACCACTACTACCAGGAGGAGTTGCCAGCCCTGCTCAAG GCCCTGGTCAGTGAGCTGTTGGAACACTTGAGGGACCCCTTGACCTTGCTAAGCCGCACTGAGCTGGAAGCTGCAGAGATGGCCCTGGAGCATGCCCGCCGTGGAGGGCAGGCAACCTCCCAG GTAAGCTGGGAGGAGGATCTGAAGCTCTTTCTTCAGGAACCTGGAGTATTTTCCCCCACACCACCTCAGGAGTTTCAGCCTGCAGGGACTGATCAG GTTTGCACCCTGGAGCTGGAGGGGGATGCAGGAGGCATGGCGGGGGACCGTAGCCTGGAGAAAGAGGTTCAGCGCTGGACGAGCCGAGCTGCCCGAGACTACAAGATCCAGAACCATGGGCATCGG GTGCTGCAGCGGCTGGAGCAGAGGCGACAGCAGGCCCCAGGGCGGGAGGCGCCAGGTCTAGAACAGCGGCTGCAGGAAGTGAGGGAGAGCATCCGGCGGGCACAG GTGAGCCAGGTGAAGGGGGCTGCCCGGCTGGCCCTGCTCCAAGGAGCTGGCCTGGATGTGCAGCGCTGGCTGAAGCCAGCCATGACCCAGGCACAGGATGAGGTAGAGCAGGAGCGACGGCTCAGTGAGGCCCGGCTGTCCCAGAGGGACCTCTCTCCCACG GCTGAGGATGCTGAGCTCTCTGACTTTGAGGAATGTGAGGAGACAGGGGAGCTCTTTGAGGAGCCTGCCCCTGTAGCCTTGgccaccaggcccctcccctgcccagcacATGTGGTGTTCAGCTATCAG GCAGGGCATGAGGATGAGCTGACCATCACAGAGGGCGAGTGGCTGGAGGTCATAGAAGAGGGAGATGCTGATGAATGGGTCAAG GCTCGAAACCAGCACAGCGAGGTAGGCTTTGTCCCTGAGCGGTATCTCAACTTCCCGGACCTCTCCTTTCCTGAGAGTGGCCACGACAGTGACAATCCCTCAGGGGTAGAGCCCACAG CCTTCCTGGCCCGTGCCCTATACAGCTACACAGGACAGAGTGCAGAGGAGCTGAGCTTTCCAGAGGGGGCGCTTATCCGCCTGCTGCCCCGGGCCCAGGATGGAGTGGATGATGGCTTCTGGAGAGGAGAATTCGGGGGCCATGTGGGGGTTTTCCCCTCCCTGTTAGTGGAGGAGCTGCTTGGCCCCCCAGAACCCCCTGAACTCTCAGACCCTGAACAG ATGCTGCCATCCCCTTCTCCTCCTAGCTTCTCACCTCCTGTGCCCACCTCTGCCTTGGAGGGAGCCCCTGCATCTGCGCTGCCTGTGG ACCAAGATCTGGACTGCCCTGGACCCCTGGACATGATGGTACCTCGACTCAGGCCG ATGCgtccaccacctcccccaccagcTAAAGCCCCAGATCCTGGCCACCCAGATTCTCTCACCTGA